Part of the Branchiostoma floridae strain S238N-H82 chromosome 11, Bfl_VNyyK, whole genome shotgun sequence genome, ATTAGAGGGAATTCATCATCAGAAAATAGTCGTGCTACAAGATGAGCTAGCAGTCTTCTGTGCGGGAAGCTTGGTTAATGTTTCGGTTACGATTGGAAAAAAGGGGCCCAGTCGGGCAGGTCACGAGCGTGACCTCTGCGTTGCACCATGGGACACCTTGCGGCTACCGGGCTATACTTGGGTCCGGCCGGGTCCCGAATTTTTAACTCGgatttaaaatcaacccggggcCTACCCGTGAGAATACGGAGAGGTACCCGGCAGTCTAACGGCACAATGGCACAAATTTGGAAACCTAAACAGCCCCTGAACTGTTCGGCATGACTtatttttccaattgtgacctaagccttaccatACTTCCAGTGGCGATAAAAAGTATACTCAATCTTAGCGAATTTCCGCATACCTCTAAGACAGCACAGCTTATCAATAAACTGTTACGACACTTCTTCTGCAGTTTGGAGATAAGGATTTAACACTTTGTGGTTTAGGGAGAATATTGAGCGGGGTTTTTAGTATAGTACAACAGGCACTTTTACTAGCACGATGTCGTAAAGGGGCCCTCGCGGTGGTAAAATGCACAATATTCACAACAGCCCTCTGGAGAAATCCTGTAAAAGGTTTTGGTGGAATTAGAATAGATACACACCCACGCCTAGCTATGGCTTCGTTAGACACGATATGTTCCAGTTTATAACATGCCAACTCCGATCAACATATGCGTTTATTGTGTATTCGAGATGAACGTCGTGTTGGCTAAATGTTTTGCTTAGAACCAAGAGGTACTGGGTTCTAATCACTTAACATTCCACCGATGTTGAGCCCTTGGGaacttaacacaacttttctcactcAACTCCGGTTTAAAAATTGGTACATGACTTCATGACTACATGCACCAGGTGCAGAGAGACAACCTACAGAAatacctacccccccccccccttgccacagactgcaagatgcagaagagtctgAAGTAGTTCAAGGGAGGGAGTTCCTCAGAGATAGTGACAGTACcctgccatgagtgagtgagagagacgTGACTTCAATTGAATTGTGGAAGGGTTGAGCTCCGCCTTTCAATACcttaccctagacacagtggataacaacccactacctTTACCGCCTCAAAAGCCTATGGGACTACCGTTACCTTAGACCTTTTAACGATGAGATCACCTAAGATGATTTCGCTACGTGTAAGTCTATATCCCATAGTGAAGCTACTTTGCCTTTGTTTGGTTTAAAGTTAGAGAGGTTAAGGGGGGTACTTTACCTGTGGGATTGCTCAGACTTGTAGGAGCCTTACTACGAGTCGAAGTCCTCAGGCGGCCATTCTCCTAGGATTACGAAGGCTCCATTACGACTCAAATGGGCAGTTCAAAGAGATTGTTTCGTTCAGAAGTCTGGCAAGAAGACAAGCTTTTAGGTATCCCTTTAGGACACCATGCAGATGTTTTAAAGTTATCTTTCAGTTGCTGGTCCATTCTCCAAATGCACATAGCCTCGCTCGCGGCCtatatatagtcaaacctgcccaagacgaccactcgGGGGACCGGGCAACCGCGGTAAATTTGGTCaagtggtcggttagaagagtatcgaccgACAACATGCCCGgtgcatagtttaaatggtttccgttgtgtttaatggcaaatatcaaacacacgcacgtgcatccgccgccatcttattttgaacataacatcgtgaTGAAATAATAATCGTATAATCgtaatccgacgcaaactggtcgaattcggcacaaaatcgcgctagtcatcatcgaaaatcgatgacacctcaagatttgaaaatgacgcggtcgttatgggcagggaacTGGTCCCAATGTTTGGCGgccgcgttggccaggtggtcgttttGAAGAGGTCGattaatgcttatgtcaatgggaaaaaaatggGACCAAGAAAAACCGgtcgcaatggccaggtggtcgcaaAGAacaggtggtcgcttgggcatgGTTTGACTGTAATGTGATATACCTTTGGGATGCTCTGATAAACCGGGATGAGGTTTCCgcttttgtgggcgtggcctctaaccagctgtcagccaatcagagcatcAGCTTTACCTGACGAAAACATCATTTAGGACATTCTCTTATTGGCTTGCAGCTAGCtagaggccacgcccacaaaagtagaAACCTCAATCCGGCTAGCacttgtaaatatatatataccatgCTGATCTATGTGCCACTGCAAGGTGTACAACAATAGCTTACTTATAACTCAAAACATCACCGACATCGGGTTCTCAGTTATTATTGCAGGGTAATTAgataatcagcaccaaggacagttctgACATGTCAACAGCAATCCTATGCATTTTTTTAGTTCTCCACACTTTGCTTCAAAGttacaaagttctttgtacacaaacaagtgttttattcaaccaaCGTTTCAGTGACTGCTTGGCATCTTCCTAGGGGCAGTTCCGACTGGTTCTGTcgcgcactgcagctaggtttCGCTGCAAacagatgcagtcccaaatgtTTTACGTTgtaatattttgcaataatgtGATTATTGACGTTGGCATGGATTCCCAAAGAGTAAATCAAATTTATAGTGAGTTGATGAAATATTTACGATTGTCCATTACGATACTAGAATCTAGACATATTGTAAATATACCCGAATTGTTGGATTTCTCTTCTTGTGCAATGTTGACGTGCAATATTTTAAAGTGCAATATCAGCAATCCTCAATAactttattatgtttttaatcCTATTGTAACAACAGAATGTCTCACTTTTATAACATGTTGTAGTGCGGACGATAATTGTTAAACGTTCACCGCAATTCAGTCTTAGGACTGGAAGTgtgatgtttttgtatgtgacctttatgtcaaataaaccattcataaaACGCAGAGTACTTACACTTGGATGTATACAAAGAACTTGATTACCAATAACTTACCAACCTGATTTAATTGTTCATGGGTTCCTGCGTTTTTTTAATGACATGTTAATACGTACTTGAGCCTTTGTCTTGTCCCGATCCTCCTTACCTTGTCTTGTTtcgtcttgtcttgtcttgtctcgTCACATCTTCACCCCTACTTTCCCCAGACAGTCCTGGCCTCGCTGCCTGCATCGGTAGGTACTCCTTCCCTTCCATTCCTTCGTCTTTCCCTCTTGTCAAAACATGCATGTGTTGTCAAACTTGTCTCGATTTTCAACTTTCTAGATGGAGAAGAAATATCGTATCCTACAAGCAGAAGACTTTACCTCTTCCACAGAACGGAGTGCCTAATAAAAGGCTTTTAAATCCAATTACTATGACACAGAGTAATTCAACCGACCGCTTtgaaaaggtggtatctcactgcacttgtggcaccggtgcagcactgcggggttcgaaagatacccgacgaatttcagagataaagaacggattttctgacgttttgtgtattttgttgtcttctaagtcatacttttgcgtattacgcaatgtctaaatcatgcaaaaatacggtaaaaataaaacaacagtgccgtaccggtgccacaagtgcagtgagatacctaGGAGGGAAGTCTGTGGTGAAAGATTCGAGTGGAGAAGAATCGCGGCCACTTCAAGCCACAAGACAGAAGCCTCTGCTTTGAGAAAAGAAATGCTGATGGAAAGCCGAAAGTGGATCAAATTATACATGACTTGGATATAACCAAAGTTTGGGTTTTCCAACCGGCTGAGCTCATAAATTCAACAACAGGTCGATCTCCTCCACCGACTTAGAAATTCATCTCTCCAAGATCCCGTTTATTCTGCCTTTAAGCTTATTCACTTACCCCTACCTGCAATTCTCACCTTTCTGTATCTTCACAGTGCACAAGCTTAAGAACATCTTAGCTTGCAATCTCATGTTTACCTATTTTGAAAAGAGAAAGGCTTACATAATGTGAAATGCAGaatgtttgttttgaatttcatcactGAGATGGTATATCGAAAATCTTATGTCCCTTGCCAGCAATCGACCCAAACAAAAAACGGCAAGAGACGGCAGGTTTTTGTCAGGGTCGGTTCGGTAACcgcaaacataacattttccctaggccttacaATTTGCGGAAGATCAGACATATTGATCAGAACTTTAGACAGTTCACTTGCCCCGTTAACCTCATTTTTTCACAGTTATGTCCTCCAAACTTACAAAGGATTGATTTGCAGTCCAATGATCAATTGGCGTCCGCTCTAGGGGCAGACGTCTGTCAGTAAAAACTGGGGCATCTTTGAGCCAAGACGAATAAGGTGGATAAGCGAAAAATGTCAGTAGACTGTGTCAAAAATTGGACTAAAATcgcgttttgttttgtttatttgaattttgCACGATGTGAAAGGTAGGGAAAAGCAGGTGCATGTGCTCTGGCCCCGATTGCATCCGTTTCAAAAGAGGATGTaaccccggccgggctccgaagctaAGCCAAAGATTCCCCCCGGTGGACTGCCGAAAACGGGCTGGGGGTGGCACTCCTTCGGTATACCCCACGGGTAGGTTACCGGGTCTACTTGTCACCGGGTCCTGGGTCAAAtttgacttaaaatgaacccgggacccggccgtGGTCAAAGTTATCCTGGTAACGACAGGGTATCCCACAGGGGATCACGTCCGACAGtgaaaaacagcccgtgaactgcccggcatGTCCCCTTTGTCCCATTGACACCGTAACCACATTACAAGTTACCCTCCCACACGTAAAAGCGTCTTACTTCTTTCCTAAACTATCGTCTTGATGTCACCCAACAGGCCCGGCCACGTGGCCCAACAACtatcccaactggtgcaacgGACAGAAGCAGTCACCCATCGACGTCCAGTCCAAATCAGCCGTGCAGAAGTCCTTCCCGGCTCTGAACTTCAAAGGCTTCGACACACCTCCAGCGGACGCACAGATGCGCATCAAAAACAACGGACATGCCagtaagtactagtagtagtttaGTAGTTAAGGAGTAGTTTAGTATTAATTTAGTATTAGAAGCAGTTCAGTAGCAGtttagtagtagtacatgtagtttagtaTTAATAGCCGTTTAGTGGTAGTTTTGCAGTAGTAGTTTAGTAGCAGTAATTTAGAAACAGTTCAATAGTATCGTCAAAGAGGTTCATCAGTAGTAGTAAAATAGTAACGTTAGTAGTTAGTAGAATTAGTTTAGCAGTAGTAGTTCAGTTTTAGTGGTagtttagtagtagtagtttagTAGTAGTTAAAAGTATCGTAGAAGAGATTCGCCAGTAGTACTTTAATAGTAATAGTTAATAGAATTAGTTCAGCAGTAGCAGGTCAGTTTTAGTTTAGTAATAATTTAGTTGTAGGAGTTTAGTAGTAGTCGTTCAGTTGTAGTTTAGAAGTAGTTACGTAGTAGTagtttagtagtagtagttcaGTTCTGGTTTTGTATTTTAGTAGTACTAGTTTTAACTATATCTTTAAGCCGAGAGAGTCTAGTCTTCCAGGGCTCCTACAAACCTCTATACAAACGTACACAGGTACTACTACGCACAGATAaaaacaaattatataaatTGATATAAATTTCACATCCAAAGTCAAAATCATAagtcatgattttatttttttgtcatgCGCTCACAGTACAAGTGGATCTACTGTCCAAGACTGGCAAGACGGACAACTACCAGATATCCGGCGGAGGACTACCAGGCACTTACAATGTGCTGCAGTTCCACTTCCATTGGGGGTCGGAGCACACCGTCAACGGAAAACGTTACGACGCCGAGGTACTTCTTTCTTTGCCAAAGCCTTCCTTTTCCCGATATTCTTTATGAGTATTGCACATTCAAATACATcaccttaaaaaaaattaattgaatGATTCAGAAGTACATATTCTTTTTCTGCAAACCAAATTATTCATCATGTACTTATTAATAACTTTCAGTTATTATATTTTACAGGAATGTTCAACACAGTATTCACACGTTGTTCTCGTCGTTGAAACATTTCTATGCCACTAATTTTTTGCTTGGTGCACACGGAATATTATATAACATAAAGGTTATACATGTGAACGTCTTGAATAGTAATGCATGTATTCCGCTAGCTCTAAAGCTGTGAGTCAGGCTTTGTAGCGCTGTTTTCAAGGCATTGGGTACAAGATGCTTTCTTTAGTTTTGAAGACTTCTTGGAGTGTCGGCGTTTATTACTTTTTCCCCTATCGGGGAAGATGTATTGCTTTGCTGGTGTCTTCGTCTTCTGttattagccaatcagagcttagaactgcagtGAACCAATCATTGATAATCTAGACCTGGGTTAGGATATTGACTGTTATTATGAATATGCACAATTTTTGTTTACTCACGATTTTCAACAAGGGCTAAGTTCTCTATTGAACCTAACCCAAGTTGAAATCACAAAGCAGCCCCCCTCCTcccaaaaataataataaacgcCAGTGCTCAAAGATGTCTCGTGGCTACACATTACTGTTTATATTATATGTAGCAACAATTGGTGGCTGGTTAAATGGAATGTCAAACTAACCATGACTTGTTCAAGGCTGACAGAGAAGCGCATCTTGGCACATGTTCTAACCTGACATCGCCTTTCCGTTGTTCTCTGAATGCTGCCGTCTTATAGATGCATGTGGTGACTTGGAACTCCAAGTACCCTACAGCTAGCGCCGCTTCAACGGTTACTCCTGACGGGTTTGCTGTGTTGAGCGTGCTCTTAGAGGTATGGTATCAGATACTCGCTTATTCGGCGCACTTTGTgagcatcctcctacgcagggacatccaacagcgaaaccgcctgtctggatgtaccctgctatCTCAAcagtcactcttagttcctgtggacgtctccccaaaccagctgtcagccaatcagagaataggcctttcagttttcaaaaggggtctcgcatatataagggtaagctcgtTAATATCTATAAGCCgagcggtcaggaactaagggtgacggttgagaaagcaatTGCaaggtacatccagacaggtggtttcgccgttggatgtccctgcataggaggatggaTGCGAGCGATGGCTGTGTTCCGGCGCTGCCTAACATGAGGGGGGTTCACACTAAATCTTGCATACATATTCGAGTCTGTATGAGGTCCAGTTCTTAACCTCTACCAGAGACTAAGgtttccatacggacctcatcatacggacttgaatatatatatgtacgaGTGAACCCACCTATAGGTTCTATAATATAAGGCCACATTTATTTGAATATATGGGTGGCATCCATGCGCGTATCAATTTTTGGCAGTTTcccaaaaaatgttttcaaccatactgcaaatcgtacaaagcagatCGTGCAAAATGAGtgaatatatgccgtagattgccaaaaaaaatccccaaacgGCTACTAATGACAGTAATGTCTTAAAATACAAAGTAAGTTCCAAAGCAAAAAATTCTACTGttctttgttcaaccttcctgaccactttgggAAGGCAACTTCTTTATGGCCAAATTTTTGGGGGGGTTcacaaaggatgtcatccatataatcaactcaacatggccttatagtGAAGCTCtaacaaaatgcagttactgaAGAGGTTGCGATTTAACGTTAAGGAGACCAAAGGAAATCAAAGTTTGTAAGAATGACAACGAAGCATAGACCACGATGTTGGACAGAAAATACGGACGAGGCCATTTGAGAGTGACAAAAAAAACCTCATAATCACCATGACCTTGTACCTTCCTGGTCTGCCCTTAACGACTAAACGTTAACGAACCAGCACTTGTTGAGACAACACTTCAGATGCACATGGTAACGTGGAACACTAAGTACAGAGATGTGTACGAGGCCAGAGACAACAACGGCCTGGCCACCTTCAGCGTACCAATCGCGGTAGGTTGTTGTAAAGATTCCGAAGatggtaccccccccccctgtaaTGTATTTAAATTcgccgggatttaatttcgcggtagcgggaaaaatgaatttttgcggtggtcttAAGTgggcggtagcaccatgcactgaagcatcttactgccatggacaaatgttcgcggttgttttaaattcgcgttgaagcgaccaccgcgaaaaccgcgaacattaaaccaccacgaaatcACTTTCGAAGGGGCTTTACGAGCAACCTGGAAGAACGTGGAGGTATCAATTATAAGTGATTTTGAATCCCATGGATTTTGAAGCACGCAGagacgccgtagaacttaacgtgcaggcaacaCTTTGTGTGCCGTACGTTGACGTattccctccctgctcttgccagtcttTCCCccacgttttcaaaaatacgtggcggacgtggcctcgaaaaaaacgtacggacaaattgcacgtttACGTTGTGCCATTGGCTTTAGAGACCTTCGTGTGCGGACCAAcgctaacaaggctggattccaggctatggCATCACCAATTCATTTACCATGGAAGTTGCTCGTACAGCCCCATTGGGTCATTTTGGCGACGTCCCTGGGACAAAGCCGATTTAGTGCAATGATGAAGTTGAACGCCTTTTGTTGAAAATTCCTTCTCCGAATTTTTTTCGGCATCCGAAATCGGTTTAAATTTCTTTAGTAAATTCAATGATATAATTTGTACATAGCAGTCAATTGAAGACTTTGCTACCTGGGTGCATCGAACTATTGAGtcattctttatgttttggatgcaactttttattttattttatgaaataaaataatTGTCATCCTTCCGTATAGGCCACTTCGCAGACGGCAAACCCCGGGATGCAGAACATCGTGTCACAACTTTCTAATGTTGCAAACAAAGGTTTGTTTTCCTTTGCGTCTTTGATCTTATCTGGGACACTTAATCAGTAAATGTAACTTCTATTCTTTTAACTCAGAAGTGACTTAAAGCGCATTGACAGTTCCGTTTTAACGTTATTCTAAACTGTTGAAAATGCGTTGAAAATTTTGACATGTGCCACATAAACGTTCTGTTTAATACGTAAGTGCCGTATGATATATTACAGTTTTTTTCACAACTATATTTTCCAGGTATGAACTACACGTACCCGACGTCTTTCTCCGTCAACTCGCTGTTCCCGGCGGACAAGGCGAACTACTGGCGCTACATGGGGAGTCTGACCACACCCAAGTGCAACGAAGTCGTCGTCTGGACCATCTTCAAAACTTCCCTCAAGATTTCTCAGGACCAGGTGAAATAATATACCATTTTGCTCgctcctgaggcgtcgccaaaaacttaACGATAATGCCCTGAGCAGTAGAAAACATGAAACGGTAAAGAGAAAACCGGGAAAAGGAGAACAAACGCCCAAGGCATGTAGGTAACTAAACCAAACAAGTCAAACAAAAGAATTGAACTGTATTTTCAGTGATCTTTTAGTTGTATGTTTCGACCATCGGCGGATTGGAACATTTTTTCCGAATATTTTGTATTGTCATTTTTATAGCACAGTGAGGAGTCATAATCTGTATAAGACTGACTAAGTAGTAGAAGAAGCACTAATGATAGTAGTAActgcagtagtagtagtggtagcaGTATTAGTaacgtagtagtagta contains:
- the LOC118426545 gene encoding carbonic anhydrase 2-like isoform X1, translated to MLPLQQQLTGMLVGVLTAVVLFSTANAQHGGWGYSSDNGPATWPNNYPNWCNGQKQSPIDVQSKSAVQKSFPALNFKGFDTPPADAQMRIKNNGHAIQVDLLSKTGKTDNYQISGGGLPGTYNVLQFHFHWGSEHTVNGKRYDAEMHVVTWNSKYPTASAASTVTPDGFAVLSVLLEATSQTANPGMQNIVSQLSNVANKGMNYTYPTSFSVNSLFPADKANYWRYMGSLTTPKCNEVVVWTIFKTSLKISQDQINALKTSCYFNSAGDQDQQQLNNNYRTTNPLNGRTVFDSSNTSGVPQLAPTVLALVIAVLSSTALQL
- the LOC118426545 gene encoding carbonic anhydrase 2-like isoform X2 encodes the protein MLPLQQQLTGMLVGVLTAVVLFSTANAQHGGWGYSSDNGPATWPNNYPNWCNGQKQSPIDVQSKSAVQKSFPALNFKGFDTPPADAQMRIKNNGHAIQVDLLSKTGKTDNYQISGGGLPGTYNVLQFHFHWGSEHTVNGKRYDAEMHMVTWNTKYRDVYEARDNNGLATFSVPIAATSQTANPGMQNIVSQLSNVANKGMNYTYPTSFSVNSLFPADKANYWRYMGSLTTPKCNEVVVWTIFKTSLKISQDQINALKTSCYFNSAGDQDQQQLNNNYRTTNPLNGRTVFDSSNTSGVPQLAPTVLALVIAVLSSTALQL